One window of Paenibacillus sp. FSL K6-3182 genomic DNA carries:
- the nusG gene encoding transcription termination/antitermination protein NusG, with the protein MEKRWYVVHTYSGYENKVKANLERRVESMGMEDKIFRVLVPMEEEVVEKDGKKKTVQRKVYPGYVLVEMVQTDDSWYVVRNTPGVTGFVGSTGSGSKPIPLLPDEVEQILKHMGMEEPKPKIEFDLKETVRVKVGPFADFVGTVEEILLDKAKLKVHVNMFGRETPLELDYTQVEKI; encoded by the coding sequence ATGGAAAAAAGATGGTACGTCGTGCATACCTACTCAGGTTATGAGAACAAGGTGAAAGCCAATTTGGAACGCCGTGTTGAATCAATGGGCATGGAAGATAAGATTTTCCGTGTGCTTGTTCCTATGGAAGAAGAAGTGGTAGAGAAGGATGGTAAGAAGAAGACTGTCCAACGTAAGGTCTACCCCGGCTATGTTCTTGTGGAAATGGTTCAAACCGACGATTCATGGTACGTTGTTCGAAATACACCAGGTGTAACTGGATTCGTAGGATCAACAGGTTCCGGTTCAAAACCGATTCCTCTATTGCCAGATGAGGTTGAGCAAATACTCAAACACATGGGCATGGAAGAACCAAAACCGAAAATCGAGTTCGATTTGAAAGAAACGGTTCGCGTCAAAGTGGGTCCTTTCGCAGATTTTGTTGGTACAGTAGAAGAAATTTTGCTGGACAAAGCGAAGTTGAAGGTTCATGTAAACATGTTTGGCAGGGAGACCCCACTAGAGCTGGATTACACTCAAGTGGAAAAGATATAA
- the rpmG gene encoding 50S ribosomal protein L33 — MRVIITLACTNCKQRNYASSKNKRNHPDRIELKKFCKFCNEQTPHRETR; from the coding sequence ATGCGGGTAATTATCACGTTGGCATGCACAAACTGCAAACAGAGAAACTATGCGAGCAGCAAGAACAAACGCAATCACCCCGACCGCATCGAGTTGAAGAAGTTTTGCAAGTTCTGTAACGAGCAGACTCCTCATCGCGAGACGAGATAG
- the rplA gene encoding 50S ribosomal protein L1: MAKQGKKYVEAAKLFDSEATYEPLEAIELVKKAATAKFDESVEVAVRLGVDPRKQDQAVRGVVVLPHGTGKTKRVLVFAKGEKVKEAEAAGADFVGDADMINKIQQGWFEFDVCVATPDMMAEVGKLGRILGGKGLMPNPKAGTVTFDVAKAVQEIKAGKIEYRLDKAGQIHAPIGKVSFDAEKLNENLKSLIDALNRAKPAASKGVYLKNIAVSSTMGPGARVSTAAYR, encoded by the coding sequence ATGGCTAAACAAGGTAAAAAATATGTAGAAGCTGCTAAGCTATTTGATAGCGAAGCAACTTACGAGCCTCTAGAAGCGATTGAGCTTGTTAAGAAGGCTGCAACAGCTAAATTCGACGAGTCCGTTGAAGTAGCAGTTCGTTTGGGTGTAGACCCACGTAAACAAGACCAAGCTGTTCGTGGCGTAGTTGTACTACCACACGGCACTGGTAAAACAAAACGCGTTCTCGTTTTCGCAAAAGGCGAAAAAGTGAAAGAAGCGGAAGCTGCAGGTGCTGATTTTGTCGGCGATGCAGACATGATCAACAAAATCCAACAAGGCTGGTTCGAATTCGACGTTTGCGTAGCAACGCCGGACATGATGGCTGAAGTTGGTAAACTTGGACGTATCCTTGGTGGTAAAGGCTTGATGCCGAACCCTAAAGCTGGTACAGTAACGTTTGACGTTGCTAAAGCCGTTCAAGAAATCAAAGCCGGTAAGATTGAATACCGTCTTGATAAAGCAGGTCAAATCCATGCGCCAATCGGTAAAGTATCTTTCGATGCTGAGAAACTCAACGAGAACCTCAAATCATTGATCGATGCACTTAATCGTGCTAAACCGGCTGCGTCAAAAGGTGTTTACCTGAAAAACATTGCCGTTTCTTCAACAATGGGCCCTGGCGCTCGTGTTTC
- the rplK gene encoding 50S ribosomal protein L11, translating to MAKKVIKMVKLQVPAGKANPAPPIGPALGQAGVNIMAFCKEFNARTADQAGLIIPVVITVFEDRSFTFETKTPPAAVLLRVAAGIEKGSGEPNKKKVATVKRDKVREIAEQKMPDLNAASVESAMRMVEGTARSMGVTIVD from the coding sequence ATGGCAAAAAAGGTCATCAAGATGGTCAAATTGCAAGTTCCTGCAGGTAAAGCAAACCCAGCGCCGCCGATCGGTCCAGCACTTGGTCAAGCAGGCGTTAACATCATGGCGTTTTGTAAAGAGTTTAATGCTCGTACCGCAGATCAAGCAGGCTTGATTATTCCGGTTGTTATTACAGTATTTGAAGACCGTTCTTTCACTTTCGAAACAAAAACGCCGCCGGCAGCAGTATTGCTTCGCGTCGCAGCTGGTATCGAAAAGGGTTCAGGCGAACCGAACAAGAAAAAGGTCGCTACTGTAAAACGTGACAAAGTTCGCGAAATCGCTGAGCAAAAAATGCCGGATCTTAACGCAGCGTCTGTAGAATCGGCAATGCGTATGGTTGAAGGTACTGCTCGCAGCATGGGCGTAACTATTGTTGACTAA
- the secE gene encoding preprotein translocase subunit SecE, with the protein MAFLAKLKQSFGTTFSFFADSWAELKKVRWPSRKELTSYSIVVLLTITLVTIYFWLLDIGISSLVELIV; encoded by the coding sequence GTGGCATTTTTGGCTAAACTAAAGCAAAGCTTTGGTACAACGTTTAGTTTTTTTGCCGACAGCTGGGCGGAACTTAAGAAGGTTCGCTGGCCAAGCCGTAAAGAGTTGACAAGCTATTCGATCGTGGTTTTGCTCACGATTACGCTTGTGACTATTTACTTTTGGCTTCTTGACATCGGGATCTCGTCTCTGGTTGAACTCATTGTTTAA